The following proteins are encoded in a genomic region of Pseudodesulfovibrio mercurii:
- a CDS encoding HDOD domain-containing protein, producing MNDDVRRKLLEAVERMPAFPESVHQVLTLSADINCSQKDLVEVIKKDPVFTLKILRLVNSPYFGLSREITSINHASVYLGLNTLKNVALGLAAVGAIPRTASERLDMGAFWLHSLAVAACASMLGRRLGVSRDDVANYFAAGLLHDIGKVVFALYLPDEFTAVIRQCAGSGAPLHHCELDVIGATHADIGGLLAEKWHLPGELREVVATHHSQGAGGDFMLNDCLFAANQISKKLSFGSAGNFVVEPLPPCVVNRFNMTMDELIADLPSLGEEVESARIFVKLGESR from the coding sequence ATGAACGACGACGTCAGACGAAAATTGCTTGAGGCCGTGGAGCGCATGCCCGCCTTTCCCGAGAGCGTGCACCAGGTCCTGACCCTGTCGGCGGACATCAACTGCTCGCAGAAGGACCTGGTGGAGGTCATCAAGAAGGACCCGGTCTTCACCCTCAAGATCCTGCGCCTGGTCAATTCCCCGTATTTCGGCCTGTCCAGGGAGATCACCTCCATCAACCACGCCAGCGTCTACCTCGGCCTGAACACCCTCAAGAACGTGGCCCTGGGTCTGGCCGCGGTGGGGGCCATCCCCCGGACCGCCTCCGAGCGGCTGGACATGGGCGCGTTCTGGCTCCATTCCCTGGCCGTGGCCGCCTGCGCCTCCATGCTCGGCCGCAGGCTCGGGGTGTCCCGTGACGACGTGGCCAATTATTTCGCGGCCGGACTGCTGCACGACATCGGCAAGGTGGTCTTCGCCCTGTACCTGCCGGACGAATTCACGGCCGTGATCCGCCAATGCGCCGGATCGGGCGCGCCCCTGCACCACTGCGAGCTGGATGTCATCGGCGCGACACACGCGGACATCGGCGGGCTGCTGGCCGAAAAATGGCACCTGCCCGGAGAGCTTCGGGAGGTCGTCGCCACCCACCATTCGCAGGGAGCGGGCGGGGACTTCATGCTCAACGACTGCCTGTTCGCCGCCAACCAGATCAGCAAGAAGCTGTCCTTCGGCTCGGCCGGGAACTTCGTGGTGGAGCCGCTGCCTCCGTGTGTGGTCAACCGGTTCAACATGACCATGGACGAACTGATCGCGGACCTGCCTTCCCTGGGCGAGGAGGTAGAGAGCGCCCGAATCTTCGTCAAGCTCGGGGAGTCCCGCTGA
- a CDS encoding MBL fold metallo-hydrolase → MRVRFRGTRGSVPVPGPRTVRYGGNTTCIEVRADDGNLLILDAGTGIRELGRELVQDGPAACDVFITHTHWDHISGLPFFLPLFVPGSRVTLHGPADPLNMTGIEAALARQMEYPFFPVRTAELAADIGYRTLAEGETVDLGFAEVTPLLMNHPSPNFGYLVRCDGRTLFFTGDHEPFGNIYAPGDEDYEAYEALVAERNHIVLDQLRGVDLLVIDAQYTPEEYERKRGWGHGSMDTALELARRAGVGRAVLTHHDVDRTDADLDELGARLRDRWAGRGVDFELAREGVELAP, encoded by the coding sequence ATGCGCGTCCGGTTCCGGGGTACGCGCGGGTCCGTGCCGGTGCCGGGTCCGCGGACCGTCCGGTACGGCGGCAACACCACCTGTATCGAGGTCCGCGCCGACGACGGCAACCTGCTCATTCTCGACGCGGGCACCGGCATCCGTGAGCTGGGGCGGGAGCTGGTCCAGGACGGGCCCGCCGCCTGCGACGTGTTCATCACCCACACCCACTGGGACCACATCTCCGGGCTGCCGTTCTTTCTGCCCCTGTTCGTGCCCGGCAGCCGCGTGACCCTGCACGGCCCGGCCGACCCCCTGAACATGACCGGCATCGAGGCCGCCCTGGCCCGGCAGATGGAATACCCCTTCTTCCCGGTGCGGACCGCCGAGCTCGCGGCGGACATCGGCTACCGCACCCTGGCCGAGGGCGAGACCGTGGACCTCGGGTTCGCCGAGGTCACGCCCCTGCTCATGAACCACCCGTCCCCGAATTTCGGCTATCTGGTGCGCTGCGACGGGCGCACCCTGTTCTTCACCGGCGACCACGAGCCGTTCGGCAACATCTACGCCCCCGGCGACGAGGATTACGAGGCCTACGAGGCCCTGGTGGCCGAGCGCAACCACATCGTCCTGGACCAGTTGCGCGGCGTGGACCTGCTGGTCATCGACGCCCAGTACACCCCCGAGGAGTATGAGCGGAAACGGGGCTGGGGCCACGGCTCCATGGACACGGCCCTGGAGCTGGCCCGCCGGGCCGGGGTGGGGCGGGCCGTGCTGACCCACCACGACGTGGACCGGACCGACGCGGACCTGGATGAACTGGGCGCAAGGCTGCGGGACCGCTGGGCGGGCCGTGGGGTCGATTTCGAGCTGGCCCGCGAGGGCGTGGAGCTTGCGCCCTGA
- a CDS encoding response regulator, with product MKALIVDDDFYSRNMIHEILRQVAKCDIAVDGEEAIEAFRRSLLDNEPYDLICLDLLMPGLDGQQALREIRTLEQENGVSPLSESKVIVTTMLADEKETHDAFFLGGATSYLVKPIDEEKLMGEIKSLGLI from the coding sequence ATGAAAGCGTTGATCGTGGATGACGATTTTTACAGCCGGAACATGATTCACGAGATATTGCGCCAGGTCGCCAAATGCGACATCGCCGTGGACGGCGAGGAGGCCATCGAGGCCTTCCGGCGCAGCCTCCTCGACAACGAGCCCTACGACCTGATCTGTCTCGACCTGCTCATGCCGGGACTGGACGGCCAGCAGGCCCTGCGTGAAATCCGCACCCTGGAGCAGGAGAACGGCGTCAGCCCCCTGAGCGAATCCAAGGTCATCGTCACCACCATGCTCGCGGACGAGAAGGAGACCCACGACGCCTTCTTCCTCGGCGGAGCCACCTCCTACCTGGTCAAGCCCATCGACGAGGAAAAACTCATGGGCGAGATCAAGAGCCTCGGGCTCATCTGA